One Flavobacterium cerinum genomic window, CTCATCAACCAATGGTCCTTTTGTCGTTCCTGCTATCTCCAAACCATTATTCATATCCACATCAACACCAACAATAGTAGAATTTGGATTGGCTTTCGCATATTCAATTGACGGCTTAACATATTCCGTAACCAACATTACTTCTGCATCTTGTAATACCAATCCACTTGCCGGGTTGATTGCATATTTAAGAGCATCTCCTGACAGCTTATAATTTCTATCAACAAAATTATACAAACTTTTTATTTCTAAATATTTTGGATTAGAAAGCCCTACTTTTTCTCTATTTATAAATTCTTTTGTTGTGCTTGTTTCCGTATAATACATCACCGGAGCATTGATCAATGAAAAAATCCCCATGGTTTCGTTATACAACGGTTGTCCGCCGGTAGTTCCCGGCAAATACCCCTGCATTTGCGAACCCGGTAAACCGATTGTCAGATCGTGCATCGGATGCTGTGTTGCAATAGTTCCTTGTATTCTCACATCCAGATTCACACTTAAAGGTGCTATTTCCAAAGGACCACTTCCACTTAAACCACCTCCAAACAGACCATCTAAAAAATTAACCGCTTTACTTACATAAGGCAATGCTTTTAATCCCGCTTTAAGAAACTGACTCTCTTTCATTGAATTTCCTAATGTTTTAATCGCATTTATTGTAATTCCTCCATCAGCAAGATCTGTATACATTTTTTCATAGCCATTTATAAATTTTTGTGTCGTAGTATGCACTTTCATCATCTTATCATTGATGCTGTTCGCCGACTTCCAGAAACTACCATCTGATGATACCGTTCCTTGCCCATCTGAAATAGAAGTAATTGTTCCGGTTATTTTTCCGGTTAGTTCAACCGATGAGTTACTGATCAACTCCGAATACAATAACAATCGTGACGATTCCGGAAAGCTACAGGTACAAGGATCGTAGTTCATTTTAAACTCGGCATATGCCCAGAAATTATTATCGTTATAAAACTTTAACGCCGTACTGATCGATGGATTTTGTATATGCGGTGTATTCAAAGCCTTTTCAACATTGGCCATATCCAGAAGATTCGTCTGGAATCCCGGTGCGAATTTCAAGGTAAGCATCGCTCCATTGTAATTCATATTACGACACCATTTTACCAAAATACGTAGTTTACCGGTATATTTATTATACATCATAACATACGTATGCTCCGGACGACCTAATAGCGGATTATTGTTGTTATCAAATCCCAAATTATAGGCCACCATTTCCCATCCGTTTTCCGGTTTCATATCTTTAGTAAGCGAAAGCGGCAACAATTCCAACTGATTCGACTGGAATGGATTTGGTGTAAACGTATTCGGATTACACTGTGAATTGATTGGATAAAACGGGTTTGTTGTCGTCCAATCAAAATAATTCAGATAATTCGTTTGTTGTGGATTAATCGGATTTCCCGGATTGGTTGAGATCCCGTTTGGCGGACAAAAACTTTGCCCCAAAATCATTTTTGTAACAAAAAAGAAAAGTACTGTTATTTTAAATTTTATTTTAACAATAATTTTACTGTTAAAAAAATAAATTGATCTTAAAAAAAACTCCGCTTTCTTAAAGAAAAAGGAGTCAGATTTTTTTCGTACATTAAAGATATAAAAAAACCTCCCAATGGGAGGTTTTCTTTTATAAAATCTAAATCAGATTAGAATTTGTAAACTAAACCTAATTTAATGCTAGCCATGTTTACATTTAAACCGAAGTTATTTGTAGACTCAGCACCATCAGCATCTGGCTTAGAAGTTTTGTATGCTAATTCACCAAAAGTAGCTTCTAAAGCGAAGTTTTTAGATACGAAATAGCTAATACCCGGAGCTAAAGCAACGTCAAATCCGTTTACTTTTCCTTCAGCAGAAACACCACCTGTAGTAGTTTTAACTTTACTGTTGTTATAGTCAAATCCTAATTGACCGAACATAGAAAATTTAGAAGCTGGAGTGAAGTAGTATCTACCGAAAGCACCAACTGTAAATTTATCAGTTTTAGTTTCAGTTAAAGCGTTTGGCTCATCTTTCTCAGAAGTATATCCAAGTTTTACTCCAACTGCAATGTTCTCAGTTACGAAGTAAGCAGCTCTTGGAGAAATATCGAAAGAGTTGTTTTTAGCATCACCAGTTTTTGTAGTACCAAAACCTACAGAACCAGAAATGAATACATCTCCTTTAGAGAAACCTTCACCTTTAGCTTCTTCCTGAGCGTTAGCAAATCCGAAAGCGAATACTGCTGCTACTGTTAAAATAATCTTTTTCATGATTGTTTTGTTTATTAAAATTAACGGAGCAAATGTATAAAAAAAACTATTCGTTGATCATGACATTTGTCTAAAAGAAAAACAATTTTAATACTATTTTTCATAAAAAAACGTTATATATTTGATCAACAATATCTTACACAATTATTAAAAAAACCCTAAATTTTATTTTTATGAAAAAAAACCTGTTGTTTTTAGTAGTATTCACCTTATTTTGTACTCCTTTTTACGCCCAAATGATCCAATTTGGTGTAAAAGCCGGAGTGAATTTTGCTAATTTTACCGGTGGCGATGTAGAAGGTTACGACTTTAAAACCATTACAAGCTATCATGCCGGAATTGTATCGGAGATTAAATTACTAGAAAACCTTTCCATCCAACCTGAGCTTTTATATTCTACTCAAGGAGCGAAACTGGAAGGATTAGGGGAGCAGATTAAAAATGAATTGGGCTATATTTCCATACCGGTATTGGCTAAATTCTACTTAACCTCAAACAAACTTAGTCTTGAATTGGGACCGCAAGCGTCTTTCCTTGTAAGCGAACGCAATAAGGTTAGTACTAATGATTCCAAATCGTTTGACTTTGCCGTGGCCGGTGGTTTGAGTTATAAAATAACCAATAGTATTTTTATACAAGGGCGATATGCTCTCGGTCTGACCGAAGTTTCTAAAGATGCTGATGTCAAAAACTCGACTATTCAGTTTTCTTTAGGCTACCTATTTTAGCATCACTCATATGTTAGTTAGTGAAGGGATTGTCTTCGGACAATCCCTTTTTTTATCACATCGCATAGGTTTTAAAACCGGACAGGTGTACTGCCACATTATTTTTATTTATTTTTACCAAAAAGAGCATACATGAGACTCATTATTATTAATGGCCCTAATTTAAATCTGTTAGGAAAACGGGAACCGGAAATTTACGGCTCTCAAACATTTGAAGACTATTTCGAAATTCTGCAAAACCGCTTCCCGAATATCAGCCTGGAATATTATCAAAGTAATATTGAGGGGGAACTAATCTCGAAAATTCAGGAAAAAGGATTTGATTTTGACGGAATCATCTTGAATGCCGGTGCTTATACCCATACCTCAATCGGAATTGGCGATGCTATTAAAGCCGTGACTACTCCGGTAATTGAGGTTCATATTTCCAATACTTTTTCCCGCGAAAGTTTTCGCCATCAATCTTATATTTCACCGAATGCTAACGGTATTATTATCGGATTCGGATTAAAGAGTTACGACCTGGCGATACAATCTTTTTTATAACCCATGCAACCATTGTCGATTTTAAATCGTCATATATACAAAACGCCTTAACTCCTTAAATGAATGAAAAAGACAATTACATTATTTGCCCTTTTATGCACCTTCTTATCTATGGCTCAAATCCGCGGAAAAGTTGTGACATCTACAGGACAAGCTTTGCCTTATGCCAGTGTACTTATCGAAAACACGTATAACGGAACCTCAACCAACGATAACGGTTTTTATGACCTGAGTATTAAGAATCAGGGAAAATATACTCTGGTTTATCAATGTTTGGGTTTTAAAACCAAAAAACTGACGATTAATGTTACGCATTTTCCTTTTAGTGTAGAAGATGTGGTTCTTGCTGATGAAAATTTCACTTTGAATGAGGTGGTTATTAATAATAAGGAGAATCCGGCCAATGCTATTATTCGTAATGCTATTGCCAGCCGAAAAAGAAATATGTCTTTATCCGATAAATTTGAAGCCGATTTCTATTCCCGTGGAATTTTTCGTGTAAAGGATATGCCTAAAAAAATATTAGGTCAGGAAATCGGTGATATGAACGGATCCATCGATTCTACCGGATCCGGAATTATTTATTTGTCGGAAACCGTTTCCAAAATTGCTTTCGAAAAACCGAACAATCTTCGTGAGGAGATTGTCGCTTCTAAAATAAGTGGTGACGACAAAGGATTTAGTTACAATACGGCTCGCGGTACGCATTATGATTTTTACGAAAATTATGTAAATCTCGGCATCAATATGGTTTCCCCTATCGCTAACAATGCATTTAATTATTACAAATACACATTGGAAAGTACTTTTGTGGATAGTGATAACAACTTGGTCAACAAAATAAAGTTAACGCCTAAAAGAGATAAAGAACCTGTTTTTGAAGGTTACATTTATATCGTAGAAGATTCATGGGCTATTTATGCGGTTGATTTTGATATTAAAGGCTACCGTATGCAGGAACCGGTATTGGAAACAATGAAACTTACGCAAAACTTCACCTATAATAAAGGAACCGGAATCTGGGCCAAAAACATTCAGACTATGGACTTTACAGCGGGTATTTTCGGAATTAAATTTGCCGGAAAATTTACGCATGTTTTTAGCAATTATATATTCCGTGACCGATTTGAAAAGAAAACATTCCGAAATGAAATCGTTACCATTCAAAAAGATGCCAATAAAAAGGATAACGAATACTGGAATACTTTCCGACCGGTGCCTTTAACTGAAGAAGAAGTTACCGATTATCACAAAAAAGACAGTATCCAGACACTAAGAACGTCACAGGTATATCTTGATTCGATTGATGCTAAAAAGAATAAATTCAGCTTAAGTGATATCCTTTTCGGTTATAGTTACCGTAATTCGTTTAAAAAATATACACTTACTTACGATGGTGTAATCGACCCGACTTCCGTTAATTTTAATACGGTACAGGGATGGAACCTCAACAGCGGATTTTCTTTCCGCAAATGGGATAACGAAAAAGGTACGGGTACTACAATTTCAAGTAAACTGAATTATGGTTTTGCTGAAAATCGTTTGCGCGCCATCGGAACAATTTATCACCGTTTTAATGCGATCAATGATGCCTACTTATATATAGCGGGTGGTAGCAGTATCCAACAGTTTAATGCTGCTGAACCGATTAGCAATATTCTTAACTCGGTTACCACCTTATTCTTCAAAAATAACTTTGCTAAATTCTACAATAAAGAATTTATCAGTATCAATTACGGACAAGAAGTTGTCAACGGTATTACTTTAAACGGAAAACTGGAGTATTCTGCACGAAAACCATTGTTCAACAATACGGACTACGTAATTTTTAAACGCGATAAACCGTATACTTCTAACAATCCTTTGCTTCCGGAAGATAATACTGTAGCCGCATTCGAAAAACACAACCTGGTAAAAGCCGGAATTTCTACCCGAATTCGTTTCGGTCAGAAATATATTTCCCGACCGGATCGCAAACTGAATATTCCGAATGAAAAGTATCCGTCTATTTTATTATCGTATGAAAAAGCTTTTGGCGGTAGTTCCGATAATTATAATTACGATTTTATTTCCGGAGATTTGGTTTATAATAAAAGAATCGGAAACAAAGGTGACTTAGGAATCCGTTTTAAAGCCGGTAAATTTTTTAATGCCGACCAGATTTCTTTTATCGATTACAAGCATTTTAACGGAAACCAGACGCATATCGGAACCAGCAATCGTTATCTGAATGTAT contains:
- a CDS encoding porin family protein, which codes for MKKNLLFLVVFTLFCTPFYAQMIQFGVKAGVNFANFTGGDVEGYDFKTITSYHAGIVSEIKLLENLSIQPELLYSTQGAKLEGLGEQIKNELGYISIPVLAKFYLTSNKLSLELGPQASFLVSERNKVSTNDSKSFDFAVAGGLSYKITNSIFIQGRYALGLTEVSKDADVKNSTIQFSLGYLF
- a CDS encoding T9SS type A sorting domain-containing protein — protein: MILGQSFCPPNGISTNPGNPINPQQTNYLNYFDWTTTNPFYPINSQCNPNTFTPNPFQSNQLELLPLSLTKDMKPENGWEMVAYNLGFDNNNNPLLGRPEHTYVMMYNKYTGKLRILVKWCRNMNYNGAMLTLKFAPGFQTNLLDMANVEKALNTPHIQNPSISTALKFYNDNNFWAYAEFKMNYDPCTCSFPESSRLLLYSELISNSSVELTGKITGTITSISDGQGTVSSDGSFWKSANSINDKMMKVHTTTQKFINGYEKMYTDLADGGITINAIKTLGNSMKESQFLKAGLKALPYVSKAVNFLDGLFGGGLSGSGPLEIAPLSVNLDVRIQGTIATQHPMHDLTIGLPGSQMQGYLPGTTGGQPLYNETMGIFSLINAPVMYYTETSTTKEFINREKVGLSNPKYLEIKSLYNFVDRNYKLSGDALKYAINPASGLVLQDAEVMLVTEYVKPSIEYAKANPNSTIVGVDVDMNNGLEIAGTTKGPLVDETAAVFQNAFMPIGIKNYKNDYSFTYSYSVTPKLGSARRLDYYPNATPKFSCYEGSGSEISCNWKTGYMRLFSYSQKMPVANSFSFLDLSHFVSNYNVESINPNLITPRNEFLAPRIKTFKLKFILNLKRTDNPDAQNVLYVVTYPIELKPAPAGYNMTGSNYITDAQTYAAQGGFNPAVPTNKVVPVTQSELATICTGTTYKNNRISTSGKMLTETQGLEMAKENAFESKPLLYPVPANEKLNIETRNCELISIVDFYGKTVYDFGSNQEKEKLFSVDVSRYAKGIYLLTYKNQSDEVKSIKFTVE
- a CDS encoding DUF5686 and carboxypeptidase regulatory-like domain-containing protein — encoded protein: MKKTITLFALLCTFLSMAQIRGKVVTSTGQALPYASVLIENTYNGTSTNDNGFYDLSIKNQGKYTLVYQCLGFKTKKLTINVTHFPFSVEDVVLADENFTLNEVVINNKENPANAIIRNAIASRKRNMSLSDKFEADFYSRGIFRVKDMPKKILGQEIGDMNGSIDSTGSGIIYLSETVSKIAFEKPNNLREEIVASKISGDDKGFSYNTARGTHYDFYENYVNLGINMVSPIANNAFNYYKYTLESTFVDSDNNLVNKIKLTPKRDKEPVFEGYIYIVEDSWAIYAVDFDIKGYRMQEPVLETMKLTQNFTYNKGTGIWAKNIQTMDFTAGIFGIKFAGKFTHVFSNYIFRDRFEKKTFRNEIVTIQKDANKKDNEYWNTFRPVPLTEEEVTDYHKKDSIQTLRTSQVYLDSIDAKKNKFSLSDILFGYSYRNSFKKYTLTYDGVIDPTSVNFNTVQGWNLNSGFSFRKWDNEKGTGTTISSKLNYGFAENRLRAIGTIYHRFNAINDAYLYIAGGSSIQQFNAAEPISNILNSVTTLFFKNNFAKFYNKEFISINYGQEVVNGITLNGKLEYSARKPLFNNTDYVIFKRDKPYTSNNPLLPEDNTVAAFEKHNLVKAGISTRIRFGQKYISRPDRKLNIPNEKYPSILLSYEKAFGGSSDNYNYDFISGDLVYNKRIGNKGDLGIRFKAGKFFNADQISFIDYKHFNGNQTHIGTSNRYLNVFNLLPYYSNSTNNAFLETHIEHDFKGYIMNKIPLLNKLQWNLVVGFHQINTPDTKPYQEFTAGFDNIGWGKFRMFRVDYVRSYQNGFQTDGVVFGLKILNIIE
- a CDS encoding outer membrane beta-barrel protein, whose protein sequence is MKKIILTVAAVFAFGFANAQEEAKGEGFSKGDVFISGSVGFGTTKTGDAKNNSFDISPRAAYFVTENIAVGVKLGYTSEKDEPNALTETKTDKFTVGAFGRYYFTPASKFSMFGQLGFDYNNSKVKTTTGGVSAEGKVNGFDVALAPGISYFVSKNFALEATFGELAYKTSKPDADGAESTNNFGLNVNMASIKLGLVYKF
- the aroQ gene encoding type II 3-dehydroquinate dehydratase, with the translated sequence MRLIIINGPNLNLLGKREPEIYGSQTFEDYFEILQNRFPNISLEYYQSNIEGELISKIQEKGFDFDGIILNAGAYTHTSIGIGDAIKAVTTPVIEVHISNTFSRESFRHQSYISPNANGIIIGFGLKSYDLAIQSFL